The genome window GGACTTGTTTTTTCGTCGCCTTATAGCTTCAGTTAAGTATGGATCTATTTCTTGTGGCCCTGCTACCCCCAGAGCCTATTCGTAGCGACATCTGGGCCCTGAAGCAGGAAATGCACCAGCGAACCGGCAGCCGCAACGCCGTTAACCTTCCCCCGCACATCACGCTAATTCCACCCCTGCGCCAGCCCGCGCCGTTTGCCGCCGCCGCCGCGGCCAGCTTACGGGAGTTTGGTCGTGCGCAAAAGGCCTGCCTGGTGGGGCTGGAAGACTTTGCCTGGTTTCAGAGCCGCACGCTGTATGTGCATGTGGCGCAGGCACAGGCGGTGCAGCAGCTCCACGAGGCCCTGCGCCACTGGTGCGCTACGCAATTGCCCGCCGTGCCCGCACCTACTCGGCCCTTCGTACCCCACGTCACCCTCGCCACCCGTGATTTGCCCCCCGCAGCCGTGCCCGAGTTACGCGCAGAGTTTGCAAGCCGCCGCTACGCGGCAACCGCCGCCTGGGAAGAACTGGTGCTTTACCAACACGATGGACGTAAATGGCAAGTGCAGGAAACCGTGTATCTACTACCGGCACATGGCCTGGCAGACTAGAAACTGTTACCAGATGGCTCAACGGCTGTCCTGCCGAGCAGGAGCAAAGCACCCCGCGGGCTGGTGGTACTATGCATATAAGAACAGTACTAAAATAACGGGCCCTACCTAATCTGGCGTCCGCGCAGCTGAAGCGCTCCTCCCTCTGGCTGACTCCTACGCGAGGACGAAGCGGTAAGGGGCCATCGGTTCTGCGGACATTAGATCAGGCAGGACGTGTACGATTGCAACGTCAGCGGAAGGGGTGTTTCGGCGCGGCCTCGGCATGACGTTCTCATACCTATTTGCAAGCTTTTTTTGCTCACATGACCTAGTAAATAAAAATCCCGCCGCCTGAAACCAAGCTGCGGGATTTTTTATATTCTTAACAAGGCTGAATTACTCAGCGCTGGCATTTTTCTTTGGGCGGCCGGGGCGCTTACCGGTGCTATTGGCGGCACGGGGCTTACGCTCTTTTTTCTCAACCCGGAAACCGGGCTCCAGCATGGCATTCAGTTCCGCCATTAGCTCATTTACTTTTACTACGTGCTTGCGGATCTGCACTAGAACAGCATCGTTTTCTTCGGCGTTAGCCAAAATCTGTTGCAATTTGTTAAGGTCAGCAGTTGCCATGATTAGTTTAAATCTTTGGGAAGACGAATAATACTCAAAGTTGAAGATTTTTTTGTTTCGCCCAAATAAATACTTTGCTATCCAACATGACGCAAGAATATTTTTCCGGATTACGAACAGACTGGCACACGCGCATCATTTAAAATGAAGAATAGCAGTCTGGTGAAATCCATACGATTACCTCCTGCACTTTGTTGATATCCGAGCGTGAAAATATTTTTATCAGTCCTGGCTACAAAATAGCTTGTGCTTACCCCTTGGTAAGAGAGTTTAATCTAAAATAAAATCACTGTAAGCCGCTGATTCAGAGAGAGATTTTAGCGACCAGACAAAGAAAAATCCGAGAGCCATCTACGAATAGGTAGCCCTCGGATAGCAATTTATAGCGCGCAATAAAACTTAATTCTGCTCCAAAATCTGAAATAGCTCGTCTAGTTTCGGGGTCAGAATAATTTCGGTTCGACGATTTAACGCCTTATTGGTAGGCGAGTCGTTTTGCGCTACTGGTACGTATTGTGCCCGCCCCGACGGGGTAACCTGGGAAGCAGGTAACCCCGCCTGCGTTAAAATTCGCGTGATTTCCGTGGCCCGCAATACACTCAGGTCCCAGTTGTCGCGCATACCGGCCGTCCCTTTTACAATGGGTACATTATCGGTGTGGCCTTCCACCAGCACGTTAACATCTTGGTTACCTTTAAGAGCAGTAGCCAATTTACTTAATGCCTCCTGGCCTTTCGGGTCGACTTTGGTGGAGCCAGATTTAAAAAGTAATTGCTCCGAAAGCGAAACATACACTTTACCGTTCCGCACATTTACCTGCAAATCTTGTGAATTAAAGCCCAGCAGCGCGTCGCCCACTTTCTGACGTAGGGCTTTTACTGCCGCATCTTTTTGCTCTAAAATGCGCTGCATATCGGCAATTCGCTGCTCTTTGCCGCGCAAATCAGCCGACAGCTGCGAGTTTTCTTGTTGGGCCCCGCTTAGGCTGGCATTCAGCTGATTAACCTGCTGATTCTTGGTTAAAAGGCTGGTCCGCAGAGCTTCTTCGTTGCGCGCTTTTTCCTCCTGAAGCGCATTTTTCTCGGCCTGCAGTTGGTCGCGGGAGCGGGAGGCATCGGTGTACTGCGTTTGCAACGCAGTGTATTTTTTCTGCGAAACGCAGCCCACTGCACCCACCAGAAGGGTGGCACTGCACATTGTTGCGAATAATGGAGAAGCAAACAAATATTTCATGACGCGGGAATACGAAGTGACAACGCAAGTAGCCATGAAACGGAACCCAACTGTTGGGAGTTACGGAGAGCCGCAGCGCTACCAGAAATTCGCCTTGCGGTGTCGTTCGCGGCCCGCTTTATCGTACCTTGGAGGCTATATGGTTTCGTCAGTATTCTAATTCTCGTTTGCGTTTTCGTATTCAATTAATAGCGCTGCTGCTGGTGGGTAACGTGGTTGCCGGCGTGAAAAACCCGGTGCACGCTACGCCACCTGCTACCCGGTACTGGGTGAGCTTCCGCGACAAAGCCGGCCAGCATTTCCGGCCCCGCGCCTACTTCAGCGCCGCCGCCCAGGCCCGCCGCCAGCGTCAGCATCTACCCCCCGCCGACAGTACCGACTTTCCCGTTCGGCCCGACTACGTGGCGGCCGTGCGCGCCGCTACCGACACGGTAACGCTAGTGAGCCGTTGGTTTAATGCCGTAGCGTGCCGGGCAACCGCCGCCCAGGCAGCGGCCCTGCGGCACGTGCCCGGCGTTCTAAGTGTAACTCCTTGGCCAGAAAATCCGCTGCTACCGGCTGCCCGCACCTCCACTGGTGCAGCCGAGGCAGGCGGGCCGCTTACTTCCGCCGACCGATCATTGGCCCGGCGCCAAGCGGCCAGCCTGGGAGCCGTCGACTTCCGGCGGGCCCGGCTCAACGGCCGTGGGGTACGGATTGCTATTTTCGACGTAGGGTTTAACGGGGCCGATCAGCACCCGGCTTTTGCCCACTTGCGCCGCCGCGGTGCCATTGTTGCCACCTATGACTTTTTGCGGCGCACTCCTGCCGTATACCAGGGTGGCAACCACGGCACCGAGGTGCTCTCGTGCATTGCCGGCCGCCTTCCAGACAGCACCCGTCTGGGCCTGGCGGAGGGCGCGGAGTTTCTGCTGGCCCGCACGGAGCAGATGTACCGTGAAAAGTACGCCGAGGAGGAAGCCTGGCTGGCTGCCGCGGAATGGGCCGACCGCAACGGGGCCGACATCATTAACTCCTCCTTGGGCTACACCACCCGGCGCTACTTTCCTGAGCAAATGAACGGCCGCACCAGTCTGGTAGCCCGGGCTGCGGAGCTGGCCGTTCGCAAGGGCATTCTGGTGGTGAATGCTGCCGGTAACGATGGCGACGATCCGCAGTGGCGTACCGTGGGCACACCCGCCGATGGCGACTCCGTGCTGGCCGTGGGTGGCATCGACCCTGATACCTATTTGCACCTGGATTTTAGCAGCTACGGGCCGGCTCCGGGGCAGCGGCTCAAGCCCAACGTGTCGGCGTTTGGGGTGGTGGTGGCGGCGGCTCCCGGTGGCTACGTGCGCACGGAAGGCACTTCCTTTGCTAGTCCGTTGGTGGCTGGCTTTGCCGCTTGCGTCTGGCAGCAGCAGCGCAACCTCACGGCCATGCAGCTATTCGCCCAGCTTCAGCAGTCAGCCAGTTTGTATCCGTACTTTGATTACGCCCACGGCTACGGCCTGCCGCAGGCATCCTTTTTTACGACGCCGTCTTCCCCGCCACCCGCCTCAGCTTCGTTTGACCTGGTGCGCCAGGACTCGGTGCTGGCCGTGCTGATTCGGCCGGAAGCAGCGTATGTGCCGGCTCACACGCTACCCCTGTTCGCCGATTCTGTGCAGGCCACCACGGCGGCGGGGGCACCGGCCGTTGCCCCGGTAGGGAAGGAGCAGCCGCGGGAAGCGGCACCTCCCGCCGAGGAGCTGGTGCCTTCTACGCCACCTCAGTACGTGTACTGGCAGCTACTGGACCGTAGCGGAAAGCTGCGGCGTTACGAAGTGCTGGAGGTAAAGCAGCGCGCCGTATTGCGCATTCCGCTGCGCCTGCTGCGCCCCGGCGACGCCGCCCGGGTGCATTACCGGGGTTACACCCAAACCTACCTCGCCCCATGAAGCACCTATTATTGCCGGCCGGCCTGAGTTTGCTGCTGTGGGGGCAGGCTCAGCAGGCCCGGGCCCAGCGGGTGGTACTGCGGGCCGACCCGGCCACCGACACGGTCCGCGCCTGGTATGGCCCCAACCGGGCTTTCTACCGCCACCTCTTTATAGGTTATGCTCCCGTGGTGGGTGCGCCGGCCGGGCCGGGGGCCGATCTGCGTCCGTTTAAATCAGCTGAGTTTTTTGTGGGCGTACGGCAGAAATACCGCCTTACGCAAACCCTAGCTACCGGCTTCGATGTGCGTTATGCCCGCCTGGCCTACCATCTGCGCCAAAACAGCCAAAAAATACTGCCGACTTCCACGGTGCACCATTCCGAGTCCTTGGTGTTCTCGCAGCTGCAACTGGAGCCCTACCTGCGGTTTAGCTACGGCCGCCGCGGCAACGTCATTGGCAACTATCTGGATGTGAGCGGGTGGGGTGGCTGGGCCATGGGTGCCTCGCACCACTACGAAGACCAGCCCGGCACGGGGGGCGGCAAGCGCACCGTAGTAGTGGAGCGCGACTTGCGCTACGTGCGGCGCTGGCCTTTTGGGGTGGGGGCCCGTTTAGGCTCCGGGCGCTACGTGGCCACGGCCCGCTACCGGCTCTCCGACACGTTTAATGCCCAAGCTAATCCGGCTTATGTGGAACTGCCCCGGTGGGTAGTGGGGCTGGAATTGGGCTTGTTTTAGCCTTATTACAGCGCATAAAGTGGGCTAGGAGTGAGCCCAAACGTGCAGGAAATTACTCTGGGCTGAGCTATATAGCCCGATTATTGCGGCTGGATTTTAGCCGGTTGCTGTTGAGCCTTTTTTCCTTGTAATTTTCCCGTACTTTCTGCACAACCTCCCACCCGCTTTTGCGGTACATGTTGTCACTACCCCACCCCGACAGGAACCTCACCGAAATCAGCCGCTTTAGTTCTGCGCTGTCGGTAGTTTCGTAATTTGCCGTACCGAATTGATGATGGTTGACTTTCCCTTCATGAAAAAGATTTTACTCCCCACCGCCGGGGCTTTGTTTTTACTCCAGTTAGCTTCGTGCATTAACACGGAACGCGAGGTAGGAACGTCCAAGAATGCTGACCGCGTGTTTACGCCCGTTCCCGAAGGAAACCGGGGCCGCGTATCGGAGCGCACGGTGCTGCGCACGGTAAACACTGCCCACGCCTTCTCCAACCCCCGGACCAAGGATAACTTTGTGCTGCAGCTGCGCGGGCCGAAAATTGCCAACGCCCAAGCCTACTTTATGATTATCAGCAGCACCGGCGACACGCTGCGCAAGGAAATTATTCCAGCTTCAGCCCTGATTAACGAGCGGGACCTGGACGACCCCCAAGCCGCTACCGTGCGCGATAAAGAAATTGCCATTCTGCAGGGTATGAACGCCTTCTTCAAAGAAGATCGGTTTGTGCAGCCCGCCGTGCCCCGCGCCGCTACTCAACCCGAGAACGTGGATGCGCAGTCGTGGAGTTCGGTAAAGGAAGACGCCCGCGCCGTTGGGTTCGACTACCCCGCCGCCGATGGTCGCGAGCGGCGCGTGGCTTACTCTAAAAAGCTAGGCCGCGCAGTGGTCATTGCCGAGTAAGTCTGCCTGTATAGTTGATACTAAAAAAGCCGCCGGATAGCATATCCGGCGGCTTTTTAGTGCGGTTCTACTCAAACTACGGAGTCAACCAAGACATAGCACTTGGTGGGTCAACACTGAATAAAGTTACCAATCAAGTTAACCAGTTTCTGAGTGCCGAGCCTTACATAAGCCGTACACCTTGCGGCGTGGGCTAGGAGGCGGCCAGCCAGCCAGTTCGCCCATCGGGCTGACGCACCAGCCGGAACCCACCGAACTCGCCTAGTACGGCCACGGCCGTTTGGGCCGGCAGGGCGGCAATCATCAGGGCGCTAGTGGAGGGTAGGGCGCGTAAGTCAGCGGC of Hymenobacter sublimis contains these proteins:
- a CDS encoding S8 family serine peptidase, with amino-acid sequence MRFRIQLIALLLVGNVVAGVKNPVHATPPATRYWVSFRDKAGQHFRPRAYFSAAAQARRQRQHLPPADSTDFPVRPDYVAAVRAATDTVTLVSRWFNAVACRATAAQAAALRHVPGVLSVTPWPENPLLPAARTSTGAAEAGGPLTSADRSLARRQAASLGAVDFRRARLNGRGVRIAIFDVGFNGADQHPAFAHLRRRGAIVATYDFLRRTPAVYQGGNHGTEVLSCIAGRLPDSTRLGLAEGAEFLLARTEQMYREKYAEEEAWLAAAEWADRNGADIINSSLGYTTRRYFPEQMNGRTSLVARAAELAVRKGILVVNAAGNDGDDPQWRTVGTPADGDSVLAVGGIDPDTYLHLDFSSYGPAPGQRLKPNVSAFGVVVAAAPGGYVRTEGTSFASPLVAGFAACVWQQQRNLTAMQLFAQLQQSASLYPYFDYAHGYGLPQASFFTTPSSPPPASASFDLVRQDSVLAVLIRPEAAYVPAHTLPLFADSVQATTAAGAPAVAPVGKEQPREAAPPAEELVPSTPPQYVYWQLLDRSGKLRRYEVLEVKQRAVLRIPLRLLRPGDAARVHYRGYTQTYLAP
- a CDS encoding OmpA/MotB family protein, which gives rise to MCSATLLVGAVGCVSQKKYTALQTQYTDASRSRDQLQAEKNALQEEKARNEEALRTSLLTKNQQVNQLNASLSGAQQENSQLSADLRGKEQRIADMQRILEQKDAAVKALRQKVGDALLGFNSQDLQVNVRNGKVYVSLSEQLLFKSGSTKVDPKGQEALSKLATALKGNQDVNVLVEGHTDNVPIVKGTAGMRDNWDLSVLRATEITRILTQAGLPASQVTPSGRAQYVPVAQNDSPTNKALNRRTEIILTPKLDELFQILEQN
- a CDS encoding 2'-5' RNA ligase family protein, which translates into the protein MDLFLVALLPPEPIRSDIWALKQEMHQRTGSRNAVNLPPHITLIPPLRQPAPFAAAAAASLREFGRAQKACLVGLEDFAWFQSRTLYVHVAQAQAVQQLHEALRHWCATQLPAVPAPTRPFVPHVTLATRDLPPAAVPELRAEFASRRYAATAAWEELVLYQHDGRKWQVQETVYLLPAHGLAD